In the Deltaproteobacteria bacterium genome, one interval contains:
- the lpxB gene encoding lipid-A-disaccharide synthase — MPLKELPVSSEDQNIMVVAGEASGDLHAAALVRALKRIEPRYRYYGVGGEKLRAEGIELIADSAAMAVIGLTEVFLKLPVILKVMNSLVRSFQEKKPVAVILVDYPDFNLILARKAHARGIKVFYYISPQIWAWRKGRITTIRRNVDKLAVILPFEAPIYRSAGVNAEYVGHPLLDMIPPPSSQEEAREKLGLRAGVKTVSLLPGSRPGEVAKLLPVCLQAATIMQQQQELQFILPLASTLSRDFVESIINRYNLKITVVSNAIYDILAAADLAIVASGTATLEAGLMETPMIIIYRVSRLTYLLGRMLIKVKNIGLVNIIAGKTIVPELVQTEANPERLAELADRLLGDQSARDRMKIALSQIKAQLGAPGASERAAHLVANLLNTCFTSDDMHKPI, encoded by the coding sequence TTGCCGCTGAAAGAACTGCCGGTTTCTTCTGAAGATCAAAATATTATGGTGGTAGCCGGAGAGGCTTCGGGCGACTTGCATGCCGCTGCTCTTGTCCGGGCCCTGAAACGAATTGAACCCCGGTACCGGTATTACGGGGTGGGAGGTGAGAAGCTCCGTGCGGAAGGGATTGAATTAATCGCTGATTCCGCTGCGATGGCTGTTATTGGGCTTACGGAAGTCTTCTTGAAGTTGCCTGTCATCCTCAAGGTGATGAACAGTTTAGTACGTTCTTTCCAGGAAAAAAAACCGGTAGCCGTAATACTGGTTGATTATCCGGACTTCAATCTTATCCTGGCGCGCAAAGCCCATGCCAGGGGCATCAAGGTATTTTACTACATCAGCCCCCAAATATGGGCCTGGCGAAAGGGCAGGATAACGACCATTCGACGTAATGTTGACAAGTTGGCAGTTATTTTACCTTTTGAGGCGCCTATCTACAGGTCGGCCGGCGTGAATGCCGAATACGTCGGTCATCCGCTCCTAGACATGATTCCACCTCCCTCTTCACAGGAAGAAGCCAGGGAAAAACTGGGGCTCCGGGCCGGGGTAAAAACCGTCAGTTTGCTCCCCGGCAGCAGACCAGGCGAGGTGGCAAAACTCCTGCCGGTATGCCTGCAAGCGGCCACGATAATGCAGCAGCAACAAGAACTGCAATTTATTTTGCCGTTAGCCAGCACTCTGTCTCGTGATTTTGTGGAAAGCATCATTAATCGTTATAATCTCAAGATTACTGTTGTTTCCAACGCTATTTATGATATTCTGGCTGCCGCCGACCTGGCCATCGTTGCTTCCGGTACGGCGACCCTGGAGGCTGGGCTCATGGAAACACCGATGATCATCATTTACCGCGTCTCCCGGTTGACCTATTTACTGGGTAGAATGCTTATCAAGGTGAAAAATATCGGTCTAGTAAATATAATCGCCGGCAAAACAATCGTTCCCGAATTGGTCCAGACGGAGGCCAATCCGGAACGTCTGGCCGAACTGGCAGACCGGCTGCTTGGCGACCAAAGCGCCAGAGACAGGATGAAAATTGCCTTGTCCCAGATTAAAGCCCAGTTGGGCGCCCCCGGTGCTTCCGAGCGGGCGGCTCATCTCGTAGCCAACCTGTTGAATACTTGTTTCACTTCCGATGATATGCACAAACCCATATGA
- the lpxA gene encoding acyl-ACP--UDP-N-acetylglucosamine O-acyltransferase, with the protein MNIHPTAIVSPDVNIGEGATIGAYSVIGRQVRIGSNTAIASHVVIEAGTEIGENCQISQFSCIGGVPQDLKFKGEITRVVIGNFNNIREFVTINRATVDDIGVTMIGDHNLIMAYCHVAHNCHLANNIVLANGTNLAGHVIIEDYAVVGGLTGVHQFTHIGAHSMIGGASAVNKDVPPYVTASGNHARLYGLNLIGMKRRGFSAEVLQALKDSYRIIFRSSMLLSQAIAQVRNDVPDFVEVRHFLDFIQKSKRGVCR; encoded by the coding sequence ATGAATATTCATCCAACTGCAATAGTATCCCCCGATGTAAATATCGGGGAAGGAGCGACCATTGGCGCCTACAGCGTTATCGGGCGGCAGGTGCGGATCGGCAGCAACACCGCCATTGCCTCGCACGTGGTAATCGAAGCTGGTACCGAGATTGGTGAAAACTGCCAGATTTCGCAATTTTCCTGCATCGGCGGCGTTCCCCAGGATCTGAAGTTCAAGGGAGAAATTACCAGGGTAGTAATTGGCAATTTCAATAACATCAGGGAATTCGTCACCATTAATAGAGCCACTGTTGACGATATTGGCGTCACCATGATCGGCGATCACAACCTCATCATGGCTTACTGCCATGTTGCCCACAACTGCCACCTGGCTAACAACATAGTCCTGGCCAACGGCACCAACCTGGCCGGCCACGTTATCATCGAAGACTATGCCGTGGTGGGCGGATTAACAGGTGTCCATCAGTTCACCCATATTGGCGCCCATAGTATGATTGGCGGCGCTTCAGCCGTTAATAAGGATGTCCCCCCCTATGTCACGGCCTCGGGCAATCATGCCAGGCTGTACGGCCTTAATCTGATCGGCATGAAACGGCGTGGCTTTTCGGCCGAAGTACTGCAGGCGCTGAAGGATTCCTACCGGATTATTTTTCGTTCCAGTATGTTGCTCTCTCAGGCCATCGCCCAGGTTAGGAACGATGTCCCTGATTTTGTCGAGGTCCGACATTTTCTGGACTTTATCCAAAAGTCCAAAAGAGGTGTTTGCCGCTGA